CCTTCTTTGTTCAATACTTTTTACAGTTTTTGGAAAGGACATGTTTCTTCTATCATCACTTAATGGTTATATATGTATGAGAAGTTTGAAAGAgattactattaaaaaaaaaagatattacaagatctgattttgtttgtattttaaaattctaccaAATCTCTCCTCAAAATCTTGGTCAAAGTCCAAAAATCCAAATATCTCAGTTAAATTCCACCAAATATGAAATCCTAAAACTTTTCCAAAATAGTTCAATAAGCCCTTAGTGTTTGGTGTGATAAAGCCTAAATTTCTAGGTTAAAGGTCGGCGACttaggccctgttcgtttgcaGGTCGCTAGCGTCAGCGACCAGTCCTAGCGACTAAACGCTGTTCGTTTGGTGGTCGCCGGTTCTGCGACTGATCGCCGCGACCAGACGCCAGCGTTCGGCGTTCAAAATTTTTGATCGCTGAAAATTTCAGCGTTGCGATTGAAAACCagcgaccaaaaaaaaaataaaatagtgtaaaaagacaaaaacaccCTTGATCTAttttcaaaatcacaaaacaataCCCTTAGCCCTAAATCTCTTTACGCCTTTCGTCATCATCGCTCCTCCTCAGCTCTCTCACGCAGGCTACCATCAAAGCTCAAAGGTcagttctctctctctttctctctctctctctctctctctctctctctctctctctctctctctctctctctctctctctctctctctctctctctctctccttttcttttcaACTTTCAGGCAGTTCTCTCTCTGATTCTGATTGGAACTCAGGTACGATCGATCTCGACCTTTCACTTGAGAGATTTAGGAGGGTTTAATACTGAAATCAGTGAGATGGGCATGTTTCAAAATGTTGTCTTATTGTTGTACCTGTAAGAAAATTGCATAGTTCTGGGTTTTGggattataatatgttttgatCATCTAAGTTTTTGggattataatatgttttgggtttttgggattataatatgttttgcaGAGATGGGTTTTCGATTTGAATTATTAAAAGTCCTTGATCATGTCTTAATATTGCTTTGTTCTTTCACGTATGTTTCAGTTTTAGTTTCATTAGAGTTATGTTTCAGTTTTGCTTTCTTAATGACACTGTCTATGATTGGTTTAGAATGTGTTTGTATATTATTAGTTCTTCACCTTTGATTCACTTTCATTTGTATTATCTTTTCAGGTTTAGACATAAATCACAGCAAGACAACAACTAGACAAGAAGAATGGTTAataatgatattttgttttaagcTTATGACTTTTGTTTCATTTCTTTTGTTATGACTCAGATTGTAGtattttttaattcaattttggTGCAAGTACCATGTTGCAACTCAGCGAGTAGATCAAGTGTGTCAGTTGAGAAGAGAGGTCAGACCTTAGAGTCGAGAGTGGAATGCAAAGTTTTCAAACTAGGGATGAGTCTTGAATTAATCTCAGTTGCAGCTGCAATGTGTATGACctaggaaaaaaaacaaaatcaataatAGAGAGCCTCAACAAACAGCGATAACAATTAAACGAATAAGCTGAAGCTTACGGTATGGAAAGTGTCGTTAGAAGACTGGGATCTGTTGACATGGTCATTAGGTGTGGCAAGAGAAAAGTACCTCATTAGCatttgatttttagtttttaaatttgagtttatatttagtttattaatatGAGTTTATTTACAAGatatgtataaatttaaaataaaaactgagtaactaaaaacgaattaaaaaaaatagaaataattgtaaacatatttttgtcaaaaattaaataaataatttaaatgtaaaGATCTGGTCGCAAGCGACACCGAAACGAACGACGTAGCGACAATTGCGATCAATCGCTGCGATCAACCGCACGACATGGAAACGAACAATCCAGCGACAACCGCTGCGATCAACCGCGCGACATGGAAACGAACAACTATCAGCGACATCAAGTCGCAGTCGCTGGTCGCTGACTCTAGTCGCTGACGCTGGCGACcaccaaacgaacagggccttaAACTAGCTAGGGTTTGTACGGGTATATAAATCATTGTGCTGTCATTCTTTCAGGCTCTCTAAATCTAATCGTCAGCTGCTCTGATAAAGAATGGGGATCACGTCATCCACCGAGTCAAATTCTAGATACGACCTGTTCACGTTAGAGAAATTCCACGAACTGAAACTGAAAGAGGAGAAGAATCTGGACGACCATCCCGACAAAGAGAAAATACTAGAGATGGCCCAAGTTTCTCTACAAGTATGGTGGAACGGGCTCCACGCCTTATTCCCCACCACCAAGGGAGAATTGTCAACAGACCAAACCAAGGAAGGAGACGCAGAGATGGACGACCAAGTATTTGAGAGGTTTTCCGATTTCATGAAGGATGGTGGTTGCAAAGATTCTTTTAAGTCTTTAGTAGACTGTCTTGAGTCTAATCCAAGAATGGCAAAGTGTAAGGAACACCTTCCCGTTCTGAAAAAGTGTATGGATGCTCGCATTAATTACTATGAGCCGATTCTCGCTCTTGCGAAAGCTACAGAGGAAAAGGCCTTTGCCACCTTCGCCAAAGAGGAAAAACGAAAGATGGACCTGGCTGCCATGAACCGAGCTCAAGCTGGGGGTGACTGAAGTAAGAGGTTTTTAGGTTTTCAATATTGGTTTGTGGAAAATTTGTTGCCACTTTTGCTTTACTATGCAATGAAATATATACTtgtttttttcatgatttttattagagatataatttttttataattattattagagAATTTGCTCTGAAGTTCATTACTTTTCAACGAAGTGAAGAAATATAGTCTTCCTTGTGTTTGCTTGACTTGAACGTGAATTGTCAGACCTGTGTTCCTTCTAGTCCcaaaacatttttcaataaTATATCAGGATTATACGGATATACACATATCCTATTAGATAGATATACATGTATCTTATAAGTAGATAAGTATAACATGTAATTGGCTACTTAGGGTTTGTGTGAATAGCCTAATAGGTAAATACAACATATCATATCGATAAAAGTTTTGCCATATACACAAACTACTTTACAGAAAATTGCGACACTCATAACCATAATGTTCTTTTTGGTTGCTTGCAGAAGAGTCTTCATTGTGATCAAACCAGAAATCTCATTGCATCTGCCCTTTGTATAATCTTCGTATAAGATTGTTAACACGTAACTGTAACAGTTAACACATAGTTACGGAAACAATTTATCACATAAAGAACAGAAAAAGCAGGGTTAccaaataaaaatcttattggTAATGATTCAGTAAAAATCTTCTCGTGACTCACTGAGTAGATCAGATAACATTTTATAgtaacttcttcttctgttcTACAAGAAAACTCCCACAACGTGTTGATTGCTTGGTGGGATGCGATTTGGTACACAATTGAGAGTAAAACTTCTTAAAAGAACTCAAGCCttctttatttgtttgtatttaaaaatcTTAGCTGCTGAATCAATTTCgagaaaataacaattaatctTTATCAATGTATATTTCTGGATGGTTGCAAGCTGATAGGGTTACTTGGTTTCAACACAAAGCAATCTTTTGCctgaaattttttaatgcatatctACATTTCTTCTCTATTGCAACTACATGCACCCACCTGATcttattattttactaaaagTGCCAAGAATATACCTCTATCGTACATCGACTTCACTGAGGATAGTCAGTACTTTGAGTTCCTTTATGGCTTCATTAATGATTTATCAGGATCTTGTAACTCTCCAAGATTGATGATGACGATGATTCTATGTTAGCATCACTATGCTGTTTTTGTTGGCTATCGTTTTCTTCTATAACCCGAGTTCGCTTTCCAGGTAGTTGAACCATTTATCAACTTCATCTCCTTGAGAGTCTTGATGAGCCCTTGGAGTCAAACTGTTCTCAGGTTGTTGAAATGAATTTGAACCATTAACGAATCTCCATATGTCAGGATCTACATCAAAAGGCATCTCCAGCAGCTCTGGTTTGTCTACCTCTTATAACATCCTCGTAAATTCATTGTAACCTTGTAAAATGCTTAAAACGTTGGAACCACCAAAAGACATAGAAGCATTAGGAAATGACTCTTTAAAGGTCTCTTCTCTACTCAAAGAACCTTTTGTTGCCACTTCCTCATCGGGATTAAGGTTGGTGTATGAGATCAATCTTTTCTTGAGATGGGTATACCACGCATTCTTTATCACTTTGTATGTTCGTCCTGGCAGTTTAGAAGCAATCTTTGACCACCTGAAAccaaaatgcaaaaaaatattgtcagaATCCAAAAACTTTGAGCCCAGACAAGACATTAACAAAATAACACATACTTGCTTCAATGCTCTGGTGAAGTTCAGTGAtggtttcttcttcctccacgCTGAAATTGCCACGTTTCACATCAGGTCTGAGGTAATTAATCCATTGAAGGCGACAACTCTTGTCTCTTGTCACACCTCAACAATCCTTCATTGCAATTGCAATTGCATGCATATATAATATAGACACGAGGAAACAGAACCAGAAGATTACAAAAAGCTTAAGGAAGACCAAGGCTTTATGATCAGAAACATTACCAGCTTGTTCAGGGGGAGAGATCTCCAATTCTCATATGACCATACTTGTTAATGAAAGAGATGAGTTTCAAGTCTTCCGTCGTAGCTCCATGGTCCTCTCTTCACTTTGGTTTTGTCACAACATGGCGCTCTTCTTTGCCCATTCTCTATACTATCTCACATACACACTTTTGATGATTCATTTACCagattcaaaaaatatttatctgaTCATAAATTACAAACTATATAATCAATCACAATGTACTACTTTTCTTTCAGACACTTTATATGCAATCACAATGTAATTGAAATTTATAGGAAGTGTAAAATCAAAATTGGAAATATGAATGGATGTGTGATTGGagttacaattttgttttacaaaaacgTAGACAATGGAAATATGGTATATCCAACAGAACATTCTTAATTCATGTCTTTTTTTTGACGGCTAATTCATGTCTTATtcacaatatattttattttaaaaaatcaggtgcaaaaattcaaatcaaaaacaTTGTCAGTAGGAAATACTCTTgggttctaaaaaaaatatcaatattataaTTAGGTGATAATTGTTTGAATGacttttagtttttggtttttgattttgcagtagtttttagattttgaaaaaacaagaatggcgattttggtttttagctttagatttttgttttaaaaattaataaaatatttattttaatttttttagtttttgattttacagtaaatttagtttttagaaaaaaacgTATGATAATTTTTCaggttttaattaattttagtatattttagttaattatttttgtttgaaattgaaataaaaattaataacaaaaataaaacaataaaataaattttttgatttttttttatttctttgcattttttttctaaagtttgATTACTGATATATTTCagtttttctattattttttcaaatgttaacttttaatttaatttattttttaaacaaacttaaaattactataaaaaaatatcacagttttcaataaaataaaaccaatagATTATTAACAAAACATGCAAACTTAAATGGTCTAGCCTTTATTTCCATTTTCAAGATGACAGGCGGCAAAAAAGTCCACATGTCTCTACCGCTGAAAGTAACTTCACTTTAGAAACAGAAAAATCGCATAAAAATTTTTGAAAGTGTCACTTATTAGCACTTTATAACTTGAAATTTTTTCACTAacacttttaattttcaaagtgacatttttatcataaaaaaccttcaaagaagaaaaatgaccaGCTGAATtggttaaaaacaattttttttcaaaaaataattatttaattaataaataaataaataatttaataaaaatcgaaaaaataacaaaaacactcataaattaaaaaaaatgtgagaaaaataaataaagatttagaaaattaaataaaaaataactcaaaaatcaaaaataaataagatcaaattaaaatacagaaaaaataataaattgaaaaaaatgaaaattcaaaaaaaaaattcagtttcAAATATAATGTCTGAAATTATCATTGGAGATATGCCAAAAACCGTCATTGGAGATATGGCGGAAATGAACGGTTTTTAGCATATCTCCAATGATAATTTCTgacattatatttgaaaatgaatgttgataaaaaaaatatttgaaaatgaatttatttttgaattttcatttttttgaaatttatgatttttttttatttttctctattttaatttgatcttatttattttttctattttttatttattttttaatctttatttatttttcttattttttgctaaattttttggtttttattaattttttttgtttattttattaattaaatagttattttttggaaaaaaaaaactgtttttaaccTGTTCAACcggtatttttcttttttggaggtttttatgataaaaatgtcattttgaaggttaaaagtgaacttcaaaatttaaagtgTTACTAAATGACACTTTGAAGGTTTTTTATGAGATTTTTCCCTTTTGAAACGACGTCGAGCTGGTCCAGCTCCGACCGCCAGGTGGCATTCTTCTACGTTTCGTTCGTCATCACAGTCTCCTCTGTAGTGTTCTGGCTTCTCAGTAGAATTTCCCGAAGATCAATTTGAATCTTCATCTCCTTTTCTCTGCTCTTGTCGTCGACGTTCTCGAAA
This genomic interval from Brassica napus cultivar Da-Ae chromosome A6, Da-Ae, whole genome shotgun sequence contains the following:
- the BNAA06G11060D gene encoding uncharacterized protein BNAA06G11060D; the protein is MGITSSTESNSRYDLFTLEKFHELKLKEEKNLDDHPDKEKILEMAQVSLQVWWNGLHALFPTTKGELSTDQTKEGDAEMDDQVFERFSDFMKDGGCKDSFKSLVDCLESNPRMAKCKEHLPVLKKCMDARINYYEPILALAKATEEKAFATFAKEEKRKMDLAAMNRAQAGGD